A window of Candidatus Saccharibacteria bacterium contains these coding sequences:
- a CDS encoding type II toxin-antitoxin system death-on-curing family toxin: MKRLSIGDVQYIAHALAVEWMQFDEPLPDFETRYPGRLESCIEQPFQTYEGVELYEGLAAKAAMLFYLIIKNHPFENGNKRMAVTITVVFLVLNGKFVKATPHEMYKAACLVAESKSEEMDKHITVLIGAFQEYLMPLSELKD, from the coding sequence ATGAAAAGACTGTCCATTGGCGATGTGCAGTACATAGCACATGCGTTGGCAGTGGAATGGATGCAGTTTGATGAGCCCTTGCCGGACTTTGAGACTAGGTATCCGGGTAGGCTTGAGAGTTGCATCGAACAGCCTTTCCAGACTTACGAAGGGGTAGAGCTATACGAAGGGCTGGCGGCAAAAGCAGCCATGCTCTTTTACTTAATTATCAAGAATCATCCTTTTGAGAATGGCAATAAAAGAATGGCCGTGACCATTACGGTTGTCTTTCTTGTGCTGAATGGCAAATTCGTTAAGGCTACACCTCATGAAATGTATAAGGCTGCATGTCTTGTGGCCGAAAGTAAGAGCGAAGAAATGGATAAGCACATTACGGTACTGATCGGGGCGTTTCAGGAATATCTCATGCCACTCAGCGAACTTAAAGACTGA
- a CDS encoding tyrosine-type recombinase/integrase, producing the protein MKIKPSEPLYLSDLLADFIEHVEVERGRSQKTAENYHLYLQRLVEFADDIDVRSIDGELVRKWRLWLNRYTNDAGLGLSTLTQSYHLIALRSFLTYLSKREIETLTPEKIELPKVRRKQVSFLNHEEVERLLSAVHTKAKSAKGDKPAAALAIDELIALRDFAIIELLYSSGLRVSELINLNRDHINLKRREFMVRGKGQKDRPVFISQRAADAVTAYLERRADTLGPLFISYSGMAAVDTSGNYKRITPRSVQRLVAQYAKLAGITKHVSPHTLRHSFATGLLTNGADLRSVQAMLGHANIATTQVYTHVTDPHLKEVYERFHEK; encoded by the coding sequence ATGAAAATAAAGCCATCAGAGCCACTATACTTGAGCGACCTGCTAGCCGACTTCATCGAGCACGTCGAGGTTGAGCGCGGCCGGTCACAGAAGACCGCCGAGAATTACCACCTCTACCTGCAGCGGCTGGTAGAGTTCGCCGACGACATCGACGTGCGCAGCATCGACGGCGAGCTGGTGCGCAAGTGGCGCCTGTGGCTTAACCGCTACACCAACGATGCCGGACTGGGCCTCTCTACCCTGACCCAGAGCTACCACCTGATCGCCCTGCGCAGCTTTTTGACCTACCTTTCCAAGCGTGAGATTGAGACATTGACCCCTGAGAAGATCGAGCTGCCCAAGGTGCGGCGCAAACAGGTAAGTTTTTTGAACCATGAGGAGGTCGAGCGGCTACTGTCGGCCGTGCACACCAAGGCGAAGTCTGCCAAGGGTGACAAGCCGGCGGCGGCGCTGGCCATCGACGAGTTGATCGCCCTGCGAGACTTCGCCATCATCGAACTGCTGTACTCCAGCGGACTGCGCGTATCTGAGCTGATCAACCTCAACCGTGACCACATCAACCTGAAGCGGCGCGAGTTCATGGTGCGCGGCAAGGGGCAGAAGGACCGGCCGGTGTTCATTTCCCAACGTGCCGCCGATGCGGTGACGGCGTATCTGGAGAGGCGGGCGGATACGCTTGGTCCCCTGTTTATCTCGTATAGCGGGATGGCCGCTGTCGATACTTCCGGTAATTACAAGCGGATCACGCCGCGGAGTGTGCAGCGGTTGGTGGCGCAGTATGCTAAGCTGGCGGGTATTACCAAGCATGTGTCGCCGCATACGTTGCGCCATTCCTTTGCTACCGGGCTGCTTACTAACGGTGCTGACCTGCGTAGTGTGCAGGCGATGCTGGGGCATGCTAATATCGCCACTACTCAGGTGTATACGCACGTGACCGATCCGCACCTGAAGGAAGTGTACGAGCGTTTTCACGAGAAGTAG
- a CDS encoding type II secretion system protein, producing MKTQSNKNGFTIIEVVLVLAIAGLIFLIVFLALPALQRSQRDTQRRGDASRMLSQLEAYAGNRNGNYPSSTAQLTTFINTYMTNGGQSFQDPQGSNYTVQYRTYSAGYTAPTAAGRIDYITSAACNDSGNGNNVLTAGAGNRSVAVVTYLEQGGYFCQDNK from the coding sequence ATGAAGACACAATCAAATAAAAACGGTTTCACGATTATTGAAGTCGTGCTGGTACTGGCAATCGCCGGTCTGATCTTCCTGATCGTTTTCCTGGCTCTGCCAGCTCTGCAGCGCTCACAGCGCGACACGCAGCGCCGTGGAGACGCCTCGCGCATGCTGAGCCAGCTTGAAGCCTACGCCGGTAACCGCAACGGCAATTACCCAAGCAGCACCGCACAGCTGACAACCTTTATCAACACGTACATGACCAATGGTGGCCAGAGCTTCCAGGACCCGCAGGGCAGCAACTACACCGTCCAGTACCGCACCTACTCGGCCGGGTACACCGCTCCGACTGCTGCTGGCCGCATAGACTACATCACCAGCGCCGCCTGTAACGACAGTGGTAACGGTAACAACGTCCTGACTGCCGGCGCCGGCAACCGCAGCGTCGCCGTCGTAACCTACCTCGAGCAGGGTGGTTACTTCTGCCAGGACAACAAGTAG
- the pilM gene encoding type IV pilus assembly protein PilM — protein MKLFETVGDFFALDIGTTAVRALELRGAPGSWSLVRYGSAPVDMKVATSDSPEDRKRLAEVISNLITQAGITTKNVAVGIPSNKTFVTIVDLPDVSHAELASTIKYQAEQYIPMSLEEAKVDWSSLGKSMREENKVEVLLASVANKFSEDRLDLIEGIGLNVVAFEPDSIALVRSLVPAGANPASGALIMDIGDFSTDIVAVIGNTPRLVRSLPTGMQTLIKATEQNLSIDSAQASQFILKFGLYPDRLEGQIYKALEGSLEQFVAEVNKTVKFFQTRYPNVPIGQCILSGYAVSVPAFNEYMTSKTSLPMVVGNPWQQIHYSTDQEQNLLQLAPKFAVAAGLAQRSA, from the coding sequence ATGAAACTATTCGAAACGGTGGGCGATTTCTTCGCACTGGACATTGGAACAACAGCAGTGCGAGCACTAGAGTTAAGGGGTGCTCCGGGTTCGTGGTCGCTTGTGCGCTACGGCTCGGCTCCCGTTGACATGAAGGTAGCTACGAGCGACAGCCCAGAAGATCGCAAGCGCCTTGCAGAAGTAATTAGCAACTTAATCACACAGGCAGGCATCACGACCAAGAACGTCGCCGTTGGCATCCCATCCAACAAGACCTTCGTGACCATCGTCGACCTGCCGGACGTCTCCCATGCCGAGCTGGCCAGTACTATCAAGTACCAGGCCGAGCAGTACATTCCGATGAGCCTCGAAGAGGCCAAGGTTGACTGGTCCTCACTGGGCAAGTCCATGCGTGAAGAGAACAAGGTTGAAGTCCTGCTGGCCAGCGTCGCCAACAAGTTCAGCGAAGACCGCCTCGACCTCATCGAGGGCATCGGTCTCAACGTCGTCGCCTTCGAGCCGGACTCCATCGCCCTTGTCCGCTCACTGGTGCCAGCCGGCGCCAATCCGGCCAGCGGCGCGCTGATCATGGACATCGGCGATTTCTCCACCGACATCGTCGCCGTCATCGGCAACACCCCGCGCCTGGTCCGCTCACTGCCGACCGGCATGCAGACCCTCATCAAGGCCACCGAGCAGAACCTGAGCATTGATAGCGCCCAGGCCAGCCAGTTCATCCTGAAGTTCGGCCTCTATCCGGACCGTCTGGAAGGCCAGATCTACAAGGCGCTGGAAGGCTCGCTCGAGCAGTTCGTCGCCGAGGTCAACAAGACCGTCAAATTCTTCCAGACCCGCTACCCCAACGTGCCGATCGGCCAGTGCATCCTCAGCGGCTACGCTGTCTCCGTGCCAGCCTTCAACGAGTACATGACCTCTAAGACCAGCCTGCCGATGGTTGTCGGTAACCCATGGCAGCAGATTCACTACAGCACTGACCAAGAACAAAACCTGTTGCAGCTGGCACCAAAGTTCGCTGTCGCAGCCGGGCTCGCCCAGAGGAGCGCCTAA
- a CDS encoding tetratricopeptide repeat protein, producing the protein MRRKYVLAIAVTAVLVAAGIGGYLWLNSREQGPGPAQEKKLSEAEVKYNAAAKEADAKSESGDDAAAEAAIQQYLATQPPKEQANDARLKLAAAYQNQQKYDEAIAEYEKVGTEDDETKIAVLQGLGYAYEGKDEYGRAIEYFTQVVDTLKLRGNKDGDRIVETNRNHIEELQQRAAEAESGAEDEEL; encoded by the coding sequence ATGAGGCGAAAATACGTGTTGGCCATCGCGGTCACTGCCGTCCTGGTGGCTGCCGGTATCGGCGGCTATCTCTGGCTCAACAGCCGCGAGCAGGGTCCGGGGCCGGCCCAGGAAAAGAAGCTGTCTGAGGCAGAGGTGAAATATAATGCTGCCGCCAAGGAAGCCGATGCCAAGTCGGAGTCCGGCGATGACGCCGCCGCCGAAGCGGCCATCCAGCAGTACCTGGCCACACAGCCGCCTAAAGAGCAGGCAAATGACGCCCGCCTCAAGCTTGCCGCCGCCTATCAGAACCAGCAGAAGTATGATGAAGCTATCGCCGAGTACGAGAAAGTCGGCACCGAGGACGACGAGACCAAAATTGCAGTTCTGCAGGGCTTGGGTTACGCCTACGAAGGCAAGGATGAGTACGGCCGGGCCATCGAATACTTCACCCAGGTCGTTGATACACTTAAGTTGCGTGGCAACAAAGATGGCGACCGCATCGTCGAGACCAACCGCAACCACATAGAGGAGTTGCAGCAGCGGGCTGCAGAGGCGGAAAGCGGAGCTGAAGATGAAGAGCTATAA
- a CDS encoding prepilin-type N-terminal cleavage/methylation domain-containing protein — protein sequence MSKKLFSHHQTRGQRGDTLVEVLLAMVILSAVIVGASILMNSGLRSSINAVEHTQVRNVIASQGELLRYLRDGYQAGSDDFNSAQWRKIVNQGNQYVATAAPTDVEACAPGPGRKAFYLVATFLDVSQAPRIDLVEYDGTSNDTAPHAVPGRGVWVEGVASTGASPAYIDFHLRGCWIGLGSSINQHVNSVVRLYVPEGS from the coding sequence ATGTCTAAGAAGCTTTTCTCCCACCACCAGACGCGCGGCCAACGGGGTGACACCCTGGTCGAGGTACTGCTGGCCATGGTGATCCTGAGCGCCGTCATCGTCGGTGCCAGCATTCTCATGAACAGCGGTCTGCGCAGTTCTATCAACGCCGTCGAGCACACCCAGGTCCGCAATGTCATTGCCAGCCAGGGCGAATTACTGCGGTACCTTCGTGACGGCTATCAGGCCGGCAGCGACGACTTCAACAGTGCCCAGTGGCGCAAGATCGTCAACCAGGGCAACCAGTACGTCGCCACTGCGGCGCCCACCGACGTCGAGGCCTGCGCGCCAGGCCCGGGGCGCAAGGCCTTCTATCTGGTCGCCACCTTCCTTGATGTTTCCCAGGCACCCCGTATCGACCTGGTAGAGTACGATGGCACCTCCAACGACACCGCGCCGCACGCCGTGCCTGGCCGTGGCGTCTGGGTGGAGGGCGTGGCCTCGACCGGAGCCAGCCCGGCCTATATCGATTTCCACCTGCGCGGCTGCTGGATCGGCCTGGGCAGCTCCATCAACCAGCACGTCAACTCGGTAGTACGGCTTTATGTACCGGAGGGAAGCTAA
- a CDS encoding prepilin peptidase, producing MIENVLFTVMLAVVGVAFGSFVNALVWRLRKQQEREEATALEKGSEVVKQVARRVKHAVTGTQDEGDDYSISRGRSMCPNCHHQLAARDLVPIFSWLWLRGKCRYCKKPISVQYPLVEIAVGTLFVISYLCWPDKLTYWYDWMDLAFWLAYVVLLAALFIYDLRWYILPDKLVWTLVGLALLQLAIHVIFAFDNTQRFDILQMAVYGLLPISGLYWVIYMFSRGRMVGFGDVKLGIFMGLVLGWQKALMALLFANLIGGIIVFPLLLLGKLKRDSRVPFGPMLIAAFFIAGLWGDQLILWYLAGHFSLLWFGL from the coding sequence ATGATTGAGAACGTTCTTTTTACTGTGATGCTGGCGGTCGTGGGGGTTGCCTTCGGCAGTTTCGTCAATGCGCTGGTCTGGCGGCTGCGCAAGCAGCAAGAGCGCGAAGAAGCCACGGCGCTAGAAAAGGGCAGTGAGGTTGTCAAACAGGTAGCCCGCCGCGTCAAACATGCCGTCACCGGCACGCAGGACGAGGGTGACGACTATTCCATCAGCCGCGGCCGCTCGATGTGCCCCAACTGCCACCACCAGCTGGCTGCCCGTGACCTGGTACCGATTTTCAGCTGGCTTTGGCTGCGCGGCAAGTGCCGGTACTGCAAGAAGCCCATCAGCGTCCAGTATCCGCTGGTCGAGATCGCCGTCGGCACCTTGTTCGTCATCTCATACCTCTGCTGGCCCGACAAGCTGACCTACTGGTACGACTGGATGGACCTGGCCTTCTGGCTGGCCTACGTGGTGCTGCTGGCGGCGCTGTTCATCTATGACCTGCGCTGGTATATCCTGCCGGACAAGCTTGTCTGGACGCTGGTGGGGCTGGCGCTGCTGCAGCTGGCCATTCATGTGATTTTTGCATTCGACAACACCCAGCGGTTTGACATACTGCAGATGGCCGTCTACGGGCTGCTGCCGATATCGGGGTTGTACTGGGTTATCTATATGTTCTCACGCGGCCGGATGGTCGGTTTCGGCGACGTCAAGCTCGGTATTTTCATGGGACTGGTGCTGGGTTGGCAGAAAGCGCTGATGGCCCTCTTGTTCGCCAACCTGATCGGCGGCATCATCGTCTTCCCATTGTTGCTTCTGGGCAAGCTCAAGCGCGACAGCCGCGTGCCGTTCGGTCCGATGCTTATCGCCGCCTTCTTCATCGCCGGCCTCTGGGGCGACCAACTGATATTGTGGTACCTGGCCGGCCACTTCAGCCTGCTATGGTTCGGGTTATAG
- a CDS encoding type II secretion system F family protein, translated as MITFNYTARDTTRNKIIKSTVQAESERAAAKLLLSQDIVPLEIREERGRGGLLGRITDRVSTKDKVIFTRQLATLINAGLPLAQALRTVVEQTNSKKLKSVVADVITSIEGGSSLADAFARHHDIFNEVYISLIAAGEASGTLDMSLERIANQQEKDAEIMSKVRGAMVYPIIVLTVIVGVIAFMLLTVVPQIERLFDDLNQELPFATAVMVGIADFFISFWWLVLLILAFAVYFLRRYIQTDSGRRAWDTLKLRMPLVGPLLSKLYMARFTRTGETLLAAGVPMLEVLSISARSANNVVVADAISKAAERVRGGKALSKALQSEDAIQPLVPQMISIGEQSGGIDKMMGKAASFYEAELDNAVKALSTAIEPVLMVVLAVVAGGLVAAILLPVYGLINSGTLN; from the coding sequence GTGATTACCTTCAACTACACCGCGCGTGACACCACGCGTAACAAAATCATAAAGTCGACCGTCCAGGCCGAAAGCGAGCGCGCCGCCGCCAAGCTGCTGCTCAGCCAGGACATCGTCCCGCTCGAGATCCGCGAAGAGCGCGGCCGTGGCGGCCTACTTGGCCGCATCACCGACCGCGTCAGCACCAAGGACAAGGTCATCTTCACCCGCCAGCTGGCCACGCTGATCAATGCCGGCCTGCCGCTGGCCCAGGCGCTGCGCACCGTGGTAGAGCAGACCAACAGCAAGAAGCTGAAGAGCGTCGTGGCCGATGTCATCACCTCCATCGAAGGCGGTTCCTCGCTGGCCGACGCCTTTGCCCGCCACCATGACATCTTCAACGAGGTCTACATCTCACTGATCGCCGCCGGTGAAGCCTCCGGTACGCTGGACATGTCGCTGGAGCGCATCGCCAACCAGCAGGAGAAGGATGCCGAAATCATGAGCAAGGTCCGTGGCGCCATGGTCTACCCGATCATCGTCCTGACCGTCATCGTCGGCGTCATCGCCTTCATGCTGCTGACCGTGGTGCCGCAGATCGAACGCCTGTTCGACGACCTCAACCAGGAACTGCCGTTCGCCACCGCCGTCATGGTCGGTATCGCCGATTTCTTCATCAGCTTCTGGTGGCTGGTGCTGCTCATCCTAGCCTTTGCCGTCTACTTCCTGCGCCGCTACATCCAGACCGATAGCGGCCGCCGCGCCTGGGACACGCTGAAGCTCCGCATGCCGCTGGTCGGCCCGCTGCTGTCCAAGCTGTACATGGCCCGCTTTACCCGCACCGGCGAGACGCTGCTGGCCGCTGGCGTGCCGATGTTGGAAGTCCTGAGCATCTCCGCACGTTCTGCCAACAACGTCGTCGTGGCCGACGCTATCTCCAAGGCTGCCGAGCGCGTCCGTGGCGGCAAGGCACTAAGCAAAGCCCTGCAAAGCGAAGATGCCATCCAGCCCCTGGTGCCGCAGATGATCAGCATCGGTGAGCAATCGGGCGGCATCGACAAGATGATGGGCAAGGCCGCTTCCTTCTACGAAGCCGAGCTCGATAACGCCGTCAAGGCGCTCTCCACCGCCATCGAGCCGGTCCTGATGGTCGTACTGGCCGTCGTCGCCGGTGGCCTGGTGGCTGCCATCCTGCTGCCGGTCTACGGGTTGATCAACTCGGGGACGTTGAACTAG
- a CDS encoding tetratricopeptide repeat protein produces the protein MGQKKNLMIGGAVVVLIVVFVSVAIIFNAREWSVFNPQSNEQQRFEAASKAAEEKENIGETGGSADELRNYLDTEPPKVQADQARLKLAAAYLNQQQPDRAIAEYELIGTDNPETKLAVLHGLALAYTDKGDKAKAIEQYRQAIEFMKAQDDQKHAMRIKIDESYIRQLGGQTNE, from the coding sequence ATGGGGCAGAAAAAGAACTTGATGATCGGTGGGGCGGTCGTGGTGCTGATAGTCGTATTTGTCAGTGTCGCGATTATCTTTAATGCTCGTGAGTGGAGCGTCTTCAATCCGCAGAGCAATGAACAGCAGCGGTTCGAGGCTGCCAGTAAGGCCGCTGAAGAAAAAGAGAACATCGGCGAAACCGGCGGTAGTGCCGATGAGCTGCGGAACTATCTTGATACCGAACCGCCAAAAGTCCAGGCCGACCAGGCCCGCCTCAAGCTTGCGGCAGCCTACCTCAACCAGCAGCAGCCCGACCGCGCCATCGCCGAGTACGAGCTGATCGGCACCGACAATCCCGAGACCAAACTGGCAGTTCTGCACGGTCTTGCTCTGGCCTACACCGACAAAGGTGATAAGGCCAAGGCTATTGAGCAGTACCGGCAGGCTATCGAGTTCATGAAAGCCCAGGACGACCAGAAGCATGCCATGAGAATCAAGATTGATGAATCATACATCAGGCAGCTGGGAGGACAGACCAATGAATAA
- the tadA gene encoding Flp pilus assembly complex ATPase component TadA — protein sequence MSLLTDDNQKKLEASIIKDKLLTAEQLQQLKIDAEKGMKTLVAHLIDSGTVSNEDMTRMMAEAYGVPYVNLLDVTIDQSVLKLLPKDTAEHFMAVPLGEVSNRLAVAMLDANNVQAVDYLSTKIQHPLKVYMASEEGIYHVLDQYHTDLQQGVSAAIDSAEEGAKQEAQTNSETRAITTLVQDSPISRALSTILEYAARSRASDIHVEPLENELKIRARVDGVLREIMRLPKSIEPALISRVKILSNLKIDEHRIPQDGQFAIHVAGKDVDLRIAISPVVWGEQVVIRLLDKSGSSFALEEMGYAGRALRTVRKGINRPNGMILTSGPTGSGKSTSLYALIQEIKNDEINIVTLEDPVEYKMDGVNQIQVNAEVGLSFASGLRSILRQDPDVVMVGEIRDKETANLAVQAALTGHLVFSTLHTNSAAGVLPRLLDMGIEPFLIASTVNVVIGQRLVRRLTDKRESYQSTEAEAASINETIGSLLPAKQADIAAVSDDMGYKDLPLAGQKAYTLAKGRDSAQTPGGFKGRMGLYEVMDVSENIQKLIIQHATSADIQRQAIAEGMITMRQDGYLKALQGYTTLDEVNRVAANMA from the coding sequence ATGAGCCTACTTACCGACGACAACCAGAAGAAACTCGAAGCTTCGATCATCAAGGATAAGCTGCTGACGGCCGAACAGCTGCAGCAGCTCAAGATTGATGCCGAAAAGGGCATGAAGACCCTGGTCGCGCACCTGATTGACAGCGGCACCGTCTCCAATGAGGACATGACGCGCATGATGGCCGAGGCCTACGGCGTGCCATACGTCAACCTGCTCGATGTCACCATCGACCAGTCAGTCCTGAAGCTCCTGCCCAAAGACACCGCCGAACATTTCATGGCCGTGCCACTTGGCGAGGTCAGCAACCGCCTGGCCGTCGCCATGCTGGATGCCAACAACGTCCAGGCCGTCGACTATCTTTCAACCAAGATCCAGCACCCTCTCAAGGTCTATATGGCCTCCGAAGAGGGCATTTACCACGTTCTGGACCAGTACCACACCGACCTGCAGCAGGGCGTCAGCGCCGCCATCGATTCCGCCGAGGAAGGCGCCAAGCAGGAGGCGCAGACCAACAGTGAGACCCGTGCCATCACCACGCTGGTGCAGGATTCGCCCATCAGTCGTGCCCTCAGCACCATCCTGGAATACGCCGCCCGCTCCCGCGCCTCCGACATCCACGTCGAGCCGCTGGAGAACGAGCTCAAGATCCGCGCCCGCGTCGACGGTGTCCTGCGTGAGATCATGCGCCTGCCCAAAAGCATCGAGCCGGCCCTCATCTCCCGCGTCAAGATTCTGAGTAACCTCAAGATCGATGAACACCGCATCCCGCAGGACGGCCAGTTCGCCATCCACGTCGCCGGCAAGGACGTCGACCTTCGTATCGCCATCAGCCCGGTGGTCTGGGGCGAGCAGGTGGTCATCCGTCTGCTCGACAAGAGTGGCTCCAGCTTCGCCCTGGAAGAAATGGGCTACGCCGGCCGCGCCCTGCGCACCGTGCGCAAAGGCATCAACCGCCCCAACGGCATGATCCTGACCAGCGGTCCGACCGGTTCCGGTAAGTCCACCAGCCTCTACGCCCTCATCCAGGAGATCAAGAACGACGAGATCAACATCGTCACCCTGGAAGACCCGGTGGAGTACAAGATGGACGGCGTCAACCAGATCCAGGTCAACGCGGAAGTCGGCCTGTCCTTTGCCAGTGGTCTGCGCTCCATCCTGCGCCAGGACCCCGACGTGGTCATGGTGGGGGAGATCCGCGACAAGGAGACTGCCAACCTTGCAGTCCAGGCCGCCCTGACCGGCCACCTGGTCTTCAGCACCCTGCACACCAACTCTGCGGCAGGTGTGCTGCCGCGCCTGCTGGACATGGGCATTGAGCCCTTCCTGATCGCCTCGACCGTCAACGTCGTCATCGGCCAGCGCCTGGTGCGCCGCCTCACCGACAAGCGTGAGTCCTACCAATCGACCGAAGCCGAAGCCGCCAGCATCAACGAGACCATCGGCAGCCTTCTGCCTGCCAAGCAGGCCGATATCGCCGCCGTCAGCGACGACATGGGCTACAAGGACTTGCCGCTGGCGGGGCAAAAAGCTTATACTTTAGCCAAGGGCCGCGACAGCGCTCAGACGCCTGGCGGTTTCAAGGGGCGGATGGGTCTGTACGAGGTGATGGACGTATCAGAAAATATCCAAAAGCTGATCATCCAGCACGCCACCAGCGCCGATATCCAGCGCCAGGCCATCGCCGAAGGAATGATTACCATGCGCCAGGACGGTTACCTCAAGGCACTGCAGGGCTACACCACCCTCGACGAGGTCAACCGAGTGGCAGCCAACATGGCATAG
- a CDS encoding type IV pilus twitching motility protein PilT, giving the protein MNSQETLRIELLLEEVIRKKASDLHIQIGLPPMLRVDGSLLSIAGYEPLNAEEVEGLVFSILDDDQKQILLKDKEFDFSFAFGDLGRFRVNAFHERGNLAAALRLIPNEIKSIAELGMPQVVNSFANFPRGLVLVTGPTGSGKSTTLAAMVDQINSEKAHHIITIEDPIEFTHKSKRSVVVQREVHYDTYSFSAALRSSLRQDPDVVLIGEMRDLETISAAITIAETGHLVFATLHTNSAAQSIDRMIDVFPPHQQPQIRAQLANILQAIVSQRLVPALGGGRIVAAEILVANSAVRNIIREGKAHQLDAVIQTGADQGMQSMDKTLVNLVQSGTVSYDEARNYAVDLSEFDRMIRG; this is encoded by the coding sequence ATGAACAGCCAGGAAACACTAAGGATTGAGCTGTTGCTCGAAGAAGTCATCCGAAAGAAAGCCAGCGACCTTCATATTCAGATCGGCCTGCCGCCGATGCTGCGCGTGGACGGGAGCCTGCTTTCGATTGCCGGTTACGAGCCGCTCAACGCCGAAGAGGTAGAAGGCCTGGTCTTCTCCATCCTCGACGACGACCAGAAACAGATTCTCCTCAAGGACAAGGAATTCGACTTTTCCTTCGCCTTCGGCGACCTCGGCCGCTTCCGTGTCAACGCCTTCCACGAACGCGGCAACCTGGCCGCCGCCCTGCGTCTGATTCCCAACGAGATCAAATCCATCGCCGAGCTGGGCATGCCCCAGGTCGTCAACTCCTTCGCCAACTTCCCGCGCGGCCTGGTGCTGGTCACCGGCCCGACCGGCTCCGGTAAGTCCACCACGCTGGCCGCCATGGTCGACCAGATCAACAGTGAAAAAGCCCATCACATTATCACCATCGAGGACCCGATCGAGTTCACCCACAAGAGCAAGCGCTCCGTGGTCGTCCAGCGCGAAGTCCACTACGACACCTACTCGTTCAGCGCCGCCCTCCGCTCCAGCCTGCGCCAGGACCCGGACGTCGTGCTGATCGGTGAGATGCGTGACCTCGAGACCATCTCGGCTGCCATCACCATCGCCGAAACCGGCCACCTGGTCTTTGCCACGCTCCACACCAACAGCGCCGCCCAGTCCATCGACCGTATGATCGACGTCTTCCCGCCGCACCAGCAGCCACAGATCCGCGCCCAGCTGGCCAACATCCTGCAGGCCATCGTCTCACAGCGCCTGGTGCCAGCCCTGGGTGGCGGCCGTATCGTCGCTGCCGAGATCCTGGTTGCGAACTCAGCCGTGCGCAACATCATCCGCGAGGGCAAGGCTCACCAGCTCGACGCCGTCATCCAGACCGGTGCCGACCAGGGTATGCAATCGATGGACAAGACACTGGTCAACCTGGTCCAATCCGGTACGGTCAGTTACGATGAAGCCCGCAACTACGCAGTCGATCTTTCTGAATTCGATAGGATGATAAGGGGATAG